Below is a genomic region from Megalopta genalis isolate 19385.01 chromosome 10, iyMegGena1_principal, whole genome shotgun sequence.
AAGCAAAATTTTTAAAACGGTAGGTGTTCGATCACGTAATTACGATAATGATCGTCGCATAATTGTCATGATAATAGTTTGACAAAAGATTCGATATTATTTGTGCTACTGTAACAAgtgtatttttaatatttagaaAAGTGAGGTCCGGATCTTTGGATGTTCATCCTACGGAAAAAGCTTTGGTAGTCAATTATGATGTGGAAGCATTAATCTTGGGTGAATTGGGTGACCCTATGTTGGGTGAACGTAAGGTAATAGTTTATTTCAAATAGTTTATCGTTGACAATTGTTATGCAATACATCGTTGTCACGATTGTTATTTAAAATGGTTTTATAATTGTTCTCATTTACAGGAATGTCAAAAAATAATTCGATTAAAAAGTTTGAATGCAGATACTAATGTATCACTTCTTGCTAAAGAAGTGATAGAAAAATGTTCTTTAATTCACGAATCTAGGTTGAGAGAGgtagaacaattgatttactaTCTCCAGAATCGTAAAACAAATGACATTACTACAAGTTAGTTTATTTatctatattaaatattttcgaaCGTTTTTTGAAATTCTGGttttttcattaaatatttgttgatacaggtaatgataataattctcAACTTTCAAGACCATCGTCGTCAAATTCTTTATCTATAGACAATGGAGAAACGGAACGTGCTATCATTAGCAACGTTGATAGTTACATTGAATTATTATATGAGGAGATTCCAGGAAAAATCAAGGGATCGTCACTGATCTTACAATTAGCACGAATACCTGATAATCTGCATGAATTGACAAAAAAtggtattaaatatttttatattgatcTTTATAGATGTTGGTtacataatttataattaatgtgTATCTTTCTAGAATCCCTGTTAAGTGCTTTAGCTAGAGTTCTAAGAGAGGATTGGAGACGTAGCATAGAATTGTCTACAAATATTGTCTACATCTTCTTTTGTTTCTCAACATATAGTCAATTTCATAATATTGTGCTTGAATACAGAGTAAGTAAGAATAATTTAAAAACATTAATACACTTAATACATCTAATATAATTGTCTTCAGATTGGATCATTATGTATGGATATAATAGACTTTGAACTACGTCGGTATGATCAATGGAAAGAGGACATGGAGAAACGTAGACGTCATTTCGAAAATACTACCGGTTTAACGTTCTTCTCAAGTGCAAATGATAACTgtgacaaaaagaataaaatcATCGATGACATCTGGAGTACCGATGGTCCTCTAGATtatgaaattaaaaaacgatcTAGCGAAATTTCTGTAACTGAGAATGACATTAAGAAATTAAAAGAGGAACTTGAAAAAAgtcgcaagaaatttaaaagCTTAATAAAAAAGCAGGAGCATCTATTGCGAGGTTGGTAGTGGTctgttattataattgaaatgtttggaaaatattacaatataagtTGTGTTACAGTGgccttttatttattattaaatattgctGAAAATATGGAAGTAGAGAGAAAAATGCGCAAAAAAAACGTAATTGGCATGCTGATCAAGACATTGGACAGGACAAATACGGATTTGGTGATACTAGTTATTGCATTCTTGAAAAAATTATCGATATTTCGAGAAAATAAAGATCTTATGGTATAATTCTatgataaataattttaatattatttaattacagTTCATGCATAATCTGCCATTGTTTCAGGCTGAaggaaatattattgaaaaaataCCAAGACTTTTGCAAAATAATAATGCTGATTTGGTATTGAGTACCTTAAAATTATTGTTCAATCTTTCCTTTGACACGAAGCTTAGGGCAAGAATGATAAGAGTTGGCTTGTTACCAAAATTAATTAAACTCCTTGGTCAAAGTGACATTAAAAATAagacaataattttgggaacATTATATCATACTAGTATGGATGATAAAGTGAAAGCTATGTTTACAAATACTGAATGCATACAAATGGTGAGCATTATAAAATTTTCGTATACATACATCAATTTCATttgtattaaatataaatgttttTAAGATAACAAATATGATTTTGAACTCTGAAGATGATCAACCAAAATTAGAATTAGTTGCTCTTGGTATAAATTTAGCAATCAATAGTAAAAATGCCCAACTTATGGTAGAAAATAATCGTTTGCAAGGACTTATAAAAAAAGCATTCAGAAATCAAGATCCTCTTATAATGAAAATGATACGAAATATCTCTCAACACGAATCAACTAAGGACAGTTTTGTTGTAAGTTAGTTTACTCTATGCAATATATCATTTGTAAGCGtgattatttagaaataatttTTCACATAATTAACAACAACAAATATTAGGAATTTGTGGGTGATTTTGCTATGGCCTTGAATCAATCAGACTCTCAAGATTTTGTTTTGGAAGTTATCGGTGTATTAGGTAATTTGGAATTACCTGACTTGGATTATTCACAAATACTCCATCGATGTGATTTGATACCATGGATACGCAATAATCTTGTGCCAGGTATATTTTCCTAAATAGAAATCCTTTTACTTTATTCCTTTTATATTAACATTTCTTTGAATTTCATTTGTGTCATCTTTATGCAGGTAAAGCACCTGACGATTTAGTACTTGAGATTGTTATATTTTTGGGTACAGCAGCTTATGATGAAGACTGTGCACGATTATTATGTAAAGCCGACATACTTTTGTCCCTTATCGAACTTCTTAAAGGTGTGTGTAATATTGAAAACAGGAAGTAAATATTAATTCTTAACAATAATTCATTTTTAACAGCTAAGCAAGAAGATGATGAAATGGTTTTGCAAATAATATATGTTTTTTATCAAATATCTAAACATGATTCGACAAGAGACTATTTAATACGTGAGACTGGTAATGGTAATAATcaaattcttttctttcttatttTAGTATGCTAAAACGTGAATTGTTATGCGTAAATTATTTGCAGAAGCACCTGGATATTTAATAGATTTGATGCATGATAAAAATCCAGCAATTAGAAAAGTGTGCGACGCATGTCTGGATGTTATTGCTGTAAGTATATTGTATACATTTATAGCCTTTTCACGGAGATAATCAATTTGAACTAATTGTTAAATGTTAGATGTGCGATAAAAATTGGGCAGCACGTATAAAAGTGGAAAAATTCAGATCGCATAATCAGCAATGGTTAGAAATGGTCGAGTCTATAACAAGCGACTCTACTAATCATTTACTACCAGAAGAAGACGATAGTCTTTCACCGTTTACGAATGGTGATCTCTTAAACAATACAATGTTATTCCCATCTGGTAAATCAttttcaatatacatatatttattacccACTTCTATACTGTAATACCACTACAACTAATTAAATCCAAAATAGGTAATATCGCATCATTCAATGCGGATGACAGATTTTCAATTATGAAAAATTCTTCAGAATCATCTGAAAATCAAAGTCGACCAGTCAGCAGGTAagctttttatatttctttacaaatttctttatttcctaTGACCTATGAAttcatattatatgtatatggtatgacaattaaaatttattatcttttttatatttctatattaggtACAAAGATTTTGATGAATTGGGCGAACTCATGGCCCGTTCTAAATCCCGCATGTCTGTCGGTTCTGGGATTGAAGACATCTACTATAATTCCAAAGTAAAATTTACTGAATCAGACAGTTCTCATGTGTTAATATGAAAGGTAAACCACATTATAGTGGATTGTCTACTAGTGATAATAAGAACTTCAATTCTCATTTAAAATCATATTATCTTTCCATATAAATGTGCATAATGATGCATGTAATAGTTGCTTCATTTGTCTAAGTATCAATAACAGttctatacatatatttattcatgcaatacaatattttaatattcattttaATTTTTAGTCGATAATACAAATAAAGGTAGTAGCAATatttatctaaatcattttatatttaatgaTTTATGAGAAATCTTGAGAAGTCTTAAAAAATATAAGTAATGAACTATTTTCATCTCGCAAGCAGTATGAAGTTGGCAAACTAGGCATATGCAGCAACCTTTATATGGAtcacttcgtatttatttatttgcaaagGCATTTTGGAAAGCTTTCAAAACTATATACGTGATATGTTACTTTGATCTCATAGTACAGTATgccttatatattatttattataagttaaattaatttaCACGCGAACGCTCAATTTAGATTGATTTCTAGTCTTGTAATTTTACAAAGCAATTAGCGTAATTAATAATGTGATGATCTTTTCCACTTTCTAAGTTTAATATGTGCAATAACGTAATACTACAATTAtagcataattttggtattataTGATAGTATATAAATGCTTTCGCGGCACGGCATTTACTAAAACATCTACAGaaagataaaaaataatttaaaaacccTATAGTCAAAGttaatttatacatataatgtaTTTTATACTGCGATCCTATAAATCTTGAGGAGCTTTTTTGTTTAATTCTTAAATACACATTCCACACTTTGACTTATTTCTTTGCAAAAAATATTGATGTAAAGTGATGTTATATTAAAAGAAATGTTACTCATTAAACGTTTATTATTCTCTATATCATAATAAACGATGTATAAATtgcaaaatataatttatttcttcTCATACATTTTATTTGTATCGTTAGACAACAAGAAGATTTATCTATCATTAGTGAAAATTTGTTGGTTTATTATTTGA
It encodes:
- the Kap3 gene encoding kinesin associated protein 3 isoform X2, with product MDEAKFLKRKVRSGSLDVHPTEKALVVNYDVEALILGELGDPMLGERKECQKIIRLKSLNADTNVSLLAKEVIEKCSLIHESRLREVEQLIYYLQNRKTNDITTSNDNNSQLSRPSSSNSLSIDNGETERAIISNVDSYIELLYEEIPGKIKGSSLILQLARIPDNLHELTKNESLLSALARVLREDWRRSIELSTNIVYIFFCFSTYSQFHNIVLEYRIGSLCMDIIDFELRRYDQWKEDMEKRRRHFENTTGLTFFSSANDNCDKKNKIIDDIWSTDGPLDYEIKKRSSEISVTENDIKKLKEELEKSRKKFKSLIKKQEHLLRVAFYLLLNIAENMEVERKMRKKNVIGMLIKTLDRTNTDLVILVIAFLKKLSIFRENKDLMAEGNIIEKIPRLLQNNNADLVLSTLKLLFNLSFDTKLRARMIRVGLLPKLIKLLGQSDIKNKTIILGTLYHTSMDDKVKAMFTNTECIQMITNMILNSEDDQPKLELVALGINLAINSKNAQLMVENNRLQGLIKKAFRNQDPLIMKMIRNISQHESTKDSFVEFVGDFAMALNQSDSQDFVLEVIGVLGNLELPDLDYSQILHRCDLIPWIRNNLVPGKAPDDLVLEIVIFLGTAAYDEDCARLLCKADILLSLIELLKAKQEDDEMVLQIIYVFYQISKHDSTRDYLIRETGNAPGYLIDLMHDKNPAIRKVCDACLDVIAMCDKNWAARIKVEKFRSHNQQWLEMVESITSDSTNHLLPEEDDSLSPFTNGDLLNNTMLFPSGNIASFNADDRFSIMKNSSESSENQSRPVSRYKDFDELGELMARSKSRMSVGSGIEDIYYNSKVKFTESDSSHVLI
- the Kap3 gene encoding kinesin associated protein 3 isoform X4, which translates into the protein MDEAKFLKRKVRSGSLDVHPTEKALVVNYDVEALILGELGDPMLGERKECQKIIRLKSLNADTNVSLLAKEVIEKCSLIHESRLREVEQLIYYLQNRKTNDITTSNDNNSQLSRPSSSNSLSIDNGETERAIISNVDSYIELLYEEIPGKIKGSSLILQLARIPDNLHELTKNESLLSALARVLREDWRRSIELSTNIVYIFFCFSTYSQFHNIVLEYRIGSLCMDIIDFELRRYDQWKEDMEKRRRHFENTTGLTFFSSANDNCDKKNKIIDDIWSTDGPLDYEIKKRSSEISVTENDIKKLKEELEKSRKKFKSLIKKQEHLLRVAFYLLLNIAENMEVERKMRKKNVIGMLIKTLDRTNTDLVILVIAFLKKLSIFRENKDLMAEGNIIEKIPRLLQNNNADLVLSTLKLLFNLSFDTKLRARMIRVGLLPKLIKLLGQSDIKNKTIILGTLYHTSMDDKVKAMFTNTECIQMITNMILNSEDDQPKLELVALGINLAINSKNAQLMVENNRLQGLIKKAFRNQDPLIMKMIRNISQHESTKDSFVEFVGDFAMALNQSDSQDFVLEVIGVLGNLELPDLDYSQILHRCDLIPWIRNNLVPGKAPDDLVLEIVIFLGTAAYDEDCARLLCKADILLSLIELLKAKQEDDEMVLQIIYVFYQISKHDSTRDYLIRETAPGYLIDLMHDKNPAIRKVCDACLDVIAMCDKNWAARIKVEKFRSHNQQWLEMVESITSDSTNHLLPEEDDSLSPFTNGDLLNNTMLFPSGNIASFNADDRFSIMKNSSESSENQSRPVSRYKDFDELGELMARSKSRMSVGSGIEDIYYNSKVKFTESDSSHVLI
- the Kap3 gene encoding kinesin associated protein 3 isoform X1; translated protein: MDEAKFLKRKVRSGSLDVHPTEKALVVNYDVEALILGELGDPMLGERKECQKIIRLKSLNADTNVSLLAKEVIEKCSLIHESRLREVEQLIYYLQNRKTNDITTSNDNNSQLSRPSSSNSLSIDNGETERAIISNVDSYIELLYEEIPGKIKGSSLILQLARIPDNLHELTKNESLLSALARVLREDWRRSIELSTNIVYIFFCFSTYSQFHNIVLEYRIGSLCMDIIDFELRRYDQWKEDMEKRRRHFENTTGLTFFSSANDNCDKKNKIIDDIWSTDGPLDYEIKKRSSEISVTENDIKKLKEELEKSRKKFKSLIKKQEHLLRVAFYLLLNIAENMEVERKMRKKNVIGMLIKTLDRTNTDLVILVIAFLKKLSIFRENKDLMAEGNIIEKIPRLLQNNNADLVLSTLKLLFNLSFDTKLRARMIRVGLLPKLIKLLGQSDIKNKTIILGTLYHTSMDDKVKAMFTNTECIQMITNMILNSEDDQPKLELVALGINLAINSKNAQLMVENNRLQGLIKKAFRNQDPLIMKMIRNISQHESTKDSFVEFVGDFAMALNQSDSQDFVLEVIGVLGNLELPDLDYSQILHRCDLIPWIRNNLVPGKAPDDLVLEIVIFLGTAAYDEDCARLLCKADILLSLIELLKAKQEDDEMVLQIIYVFYQISKHDSTRDYLIRETGNEAPGYLIDLMHDKNPAIRKVCDACLDVIAMCDKNWAARIKVEKFRSHNQQWLEMVESITSDSTNHLLPEEDDSLSPFTNGDLLNNTMLFPSGNIASFNADDRFSIMKNSSESSENQSRPVSRYKDFDELGELMARSKSRMSVGSGIEDIYYNSKVKFTESDSSHVLI
- the Kap3 gene encoding kinesin associated protein 3 isoform X3, whose amino-acid sequence is MDEAKFLKRKVRSGSLDVHPTEKALVVNYDVEALILGELGDPMLGERKECQKIIRLKSLNADTNVSLLAKEVIEKCSLIHESRLREVEQLIYYLQNRKTNDITTSNDNNSQLSRPSSSNSLSIDNGETERAIISNVDSYIELLYEEIPGKIKGSSLILQLARIPDNLHELTKNESLLSALARVLREDWRRSIELSTNIVYIFFCFSTYSQFHNIVLEYRIGSLCMDIIDFELRRYDQWKEDMEKRRRHFENTTGLTFFSSANDNCDKKNKIIDDIWSTDGPLDYEIKKRSSEISVTENDIKKLKEELEKSRKKFKSLIKKQEHLLRVAFYLLLNIAENMEVERKMRKKNVIGMLIKTLDRTNTDLVILVIAFLKKLSIFRENKDLMAEGNIIEKIPRLLQNNNADLVLSTLKLLFNLSFDTKLRARMIRVGLLPKLIKLLGQSDIKNKTIILGTLYHTSMDDKVKAMFTNTECIQMITNMILNSEDDQPKLELVALGINLAINSKNAQLMVENNRLQGLIKKAFRNQDPLIMKMIRNISQHESTKDSFVEFVGDFAMALNQSDSQDFVLEVIGVLGNLELPDLDYSQILHRCDLIPWIRNNLVPGKAPDDLVLEIVIFLGTAAYDEDCARLLCKADILLSLIELLKAKQEDDEMVLQIIYVFYQISKHDSTRDYLIRETEAPGYLIDLMHDKNPAIRKVCDACLDVIAMCDKNWAARIKVEKFRSHNQQWLEMVESITSDSTNHLLPEEDDSLSPFTNGDLLNNTMLFPSGNIASFNADDRFSIMKNSSESSENQSRPVSRYKDFDELGELMARSKSRMSVGSGIEDIYYNSKVKFTESDSSHVLI